In bacterium, the following are encoded in one genomic region:
- a CDS encoding potassium/proton antiporter, producing MTIESILLWVAVLLFVSVISSRISDRFAIPVLLLFLGIGMLSGSEGIGGIPFDNASLAKSIGLVSLIFIIFSGGMDTEWEDTKPIVWHGVVLSTFGVLITAVITGFFAVYILDFSIWEGMLLGSIVSSTDAAVVFAVLRSRRVSLKKPMKPLLEFESGSNDPMAIFLTTGCISLLTIKNSVPYSLFPRFLLDMGMGALTGYLMSKAIVFTVKKIKLDYEGLYPVVTISLVLFTYCIAVLMKGNGILAVYLAGLGMGQKSFPHKKYINKFHDVLSWICQIAMFVTLGMLVFPSHLLPLAGAGLLLTFLLMFVARPISVFLCLQPFKTSRREKTLISWVGLRGSVPIILATFPFTAGVPHADVYFNIVFFVVIISVFVQGASIPFVAKLLKLDAPLIEKKSYPIEFEKIEGMAAKLVDIVVPYDSQIVGKKIEEFCSLHKCIIVLISRGDKYLMPFPAVVLEEGDVLLVLANQEDIKQLQSVVKKSRTA from the coding sequence ATGACAATAGAATCAATTTTATTATGGGTAGCAGTACTCCTTTTTGTAAGTGTTATTTCTAGCCGAATATCGGACAGGTTTGCTATCCCTGTTCTATTACTATTTTTAGGCATAGGAATGTTATCGGGTTCTGAAGGAATCGGCGGTATTCCTTTTGATAATGCTTCATTGGCAAAGTCTATAGGGTTGGTCTCCCTTATTTTTATTATATTTTCAGGCGGTATGGATACTGAATGGGAAGACACAAAACCGATTGTCTGGCACGGTGTTGTTTTATCAACGTTTGGAGTTCTTATTACAGCTGTCATTACCGGTTTTTTTGCTGTTTACATTCTTGATTTCTCTATATGGGAAGGAATGCTTTTAGGTTCTATTGTTTCTTCTACTGATGCGGCTGTTGTTTTTGCTGTTCTTAGGTCAAGGCGGGTAAGTTTAAAAAAGCCTATGAAACCATTATTAGAGTTTGAATCTGGCAGTAACGACCCAATGGCGATTTTTCTTACTACCGGATGTATAAGTTTACTTACCATAAAAAATTCTGTTCCATACTCTCTCTTCCCAAGATTTTTATTAGATATGGGAATGGGAGCACTTACCGGATATTTGATGTCAAAAGCCATTGTCTTTACTGTAAAAAAGATTAAACTCGACTATGAAGGGTTATACCCTGTTGTAACAATTTCTCTTGTTCTATTTACTTACTGCATTGCTGTGTTAATGAAGGGTAACGGTATTCTTGCGGTCTATCTTGCAGGGTTAGGTATGGGGCAGAAAAGTTTTCCGCATAAAAAATATATTAACAAATTTCACGATGTATTATCCTGGATTTGTCAGATTGCGATGTTTGTAACCCTTGGTATGCTCGTATTTCCATCTCATTTATTACCATTAGCAGGGGCAGGTTTGCTACTTACTTTTCTTCTTATGTTTGTAGCCCGCCCTATAAGTGTTTTTTTGTGTTTACAACCATTTAAAACAAGCCGAAGAGAAAAAACTCTCATCTCTTGGGTTGGGTTAAGAGGTTCTGTACCCATTATCCTTGCTACCTTTCCTTTTACTGCAGGCGTGCCTCACGCTGATGTATATTTTAATATAGTATTCTTTGTAGTTATTATTTCGGTTTTTGTTCAAGGTGCGTCTATTCCATTTGTTGCAAAATTATTAAAATTAGACGCTCCTCTAATTGAGAAAAAATCCTACCCTATAGAATTTGAAAAAATTGAGGGTATGGCTGCAAAATTAGTTGATATTGTTGTGCCTTATGATTCACAGATTGTTGGAAAAAAAATAGAGGAATTTTGTTCTCTCCATAAATGTATAATTGTTCTTATTTCGAGAGGCGATAAATATTTGATGCCTTTTCCTGCTGTTGTCCTTGAAGAAGGTGATGTGCTCCTTGTTTTAGCAAATCAGGAAGATATCAAACAATTGCAAAGTGTTGTAAAAAAGAGCAGAACCGCCTAA
- a CDS encoding permease, whose protein sequence is MQHKPENKFENIAQRIIVTVVVLLALFILNKGMTGELPQVLLMLKTPKMQVFTIVLLAILLEGLTFLLLGSCLSGAIEVFVPGEFLEKRFPKKKIPSALSGALLGIVFPVCSCGNIPLTRRLIKKGVPVTGAISYLLAAPIINPITVASTIMAFSSLKSIWLERVGIAFLVACISGLIFSRYDKSQILKDLSTEADSCSHHHTSQNKIVRVLQHAEHDFFLTGKYFVIGAIIASLFQTVIPRTILGNLGQNHFLSVLLLGLLGMLFSLCSFADAFVVSTFSSFPSVAKVVFMTAGPMIGASIMFLYFGAFKKKFTGRLILTVACLLLLISVTRIIMGG, encoded by the coding sequence ATGCAACACAAACCGGAAAACAAGTTTGAAAATATCGCTCAACGTATAATTGTAACAGTAGTTGTTCTACTTGCTCTATTTATTCTCAACAAAGGTATGACTGGTGAGTTACCCCAGGTTTTATTAATGCTAAAAACCCCTAAAATGCAGGTTTTTACCATCGTTTTACTGGCAATACTACTTGAAGGTTTAACATTCCTTCTTCTTGGTTCTTGTTTATCCGGAGCGATTGAGGTTTTTGTTCCCGGCGAGTTTCTTGAAAAGCGTTTCCCAAAGAAAAAAATACCTTCAGCATTATCTGGAGCTTTATTGGGAATAGTTTTCCCTGTATGTTCTTGCGGAAATATTCCTTTAACAAGACGTCTTATCAAGAAAGGGGTGCCTGTTACTGGTGCAATAAGTTATCTTCTGGCTGCCCCTATAATTAACCCAATAACTGTTGCTTCCACAATAATGGCTTTCTCTTCATTAAAAAGTATATGGTTGGAAAGAGTAGGAATAGCTTTTTTGGTTGCCTGTATAAGCGGGTTGATATTTAGCAGATACGACAAAAGTCAAATACTTAAAGATTTATCTACGGAGGCAGATTCTTGCTCTCATCACCACACGTCTCAAAACAAAATAGTTCGGGTATTACAACACGCCGAACACGATTTTTTTCTGACAGGAAAATACTTTGTTATAGGTGCAATAATAGCAAGTCTTTTTCAGACGGTTATACCTCGCACCATATTGGGAAACCTGGGGCAGAACCACTTCCTTTCTGTTTTACTGCTTGGATTACTGGGAATGCTTTTTTCTCTCTGTTCTTTTGCAGACGCCTTTGTTGTAAGTACGTTTAGTTCCTTTCCATCTGTTGCTAAAGTAGTTTTTATGACAGCTGGTCCAATGATTGGTGCTTCAATTATGTTTCTATATTTCGGAGCTTTTAAGAAAAAATTTACAGGTAGGTTAATTTTAACTGTTGCCTGTCTACTATTACTTATTTCTGTTACAAGAATTATTATGGGAGGATAG
- a CDS encoding TIGR03943 family protein has product MWKREPLYRFLVMLIWAIFLFILLLSRRFKLFVNAIYSPLLVVGFIIFLSLIVAGFNKVKAKTADQLTATKFLTYFLMFFPILLVLLVNPTSLPTSAATTRGISTTLLGTDANLLDTLQSQLESQEAFKKFNLKQLLSLANNEPEKIDGLQVVVEGFAFKDETLQAGSIMLVRFLITCCAADATPLGIEVYPDENSNFSPDMWVRVFGTIGFEKGVPVIKQANVTQSPKPSNVYLY; this is encoded by the coding sequence ATGTGGAAAAGAGAACCTTTATACCGATTTTTAGTTATGTTAATATGGGCTATTTTCCTTTTCATTCTTCTATTGAGCAGAAGATTTAAATTATTTGTCAACGCTATTTATAGCCCTCTTTTAGTTGTTGGGTTCATAATTTTTCTTTCGTTGATTGTTGCTGGATTTAATAAGGTTAAAGCCAAAACAGCAGACCAACTTACAGCCACAAAATTCCTTACCTATTTTCTTATGTTTTTTCCCATTCTGTTGGTTCTTTTAGTTAACCCAACAAGCCTTCCTACTTCTGCTGCTACAACCAGAGGTATAAGCACAACCCTTTTAGGAACTGATGCAAATTTGTTAGATACCTTACAATCTCAGTTGGAAAGCCAAGAAGCTTTTAAAAAATTTAACCTTAAACAATTATTATCTCTTGCTAATAACGAACCAGAAAAGATAGATGGTCTACAGGTTGTCGTAGAAGGGTTTGCTTTTAAAGATGAAACCTTACAAGCCGGTTCAATTATGCTTGTCCGTTTTCTTATTACATGTTGTGCCGCTGACGCTACACCTTTAGGCATTGAGGTGTACCCTGATGAAAATTCAAATTTTTCACCAGATATGTGGGTACGGGTGTTTGGTACTATTGGTTTTGAGAAGGGCGTTCCTGTAATAAAACAAGCCAATGTTACACAGTCACCTAAACCGTCAAATGTTTATCTTTATTAA